A single window of Streptomyces griseoviridis DNA harbors:
- a CDS encoding PA14 domain-containing protein: protein MRIRPLGRRLALLLAAALGVAGLTTAPSADAADDPVEVHGLKGEYYTQSAPGAFDFHQLKATGFDPNLDFATLEPRLAFATGQSDDVNVRWTGKIVPEKSGPTTFSVIGDNGFRLWVGDRLVIDHWVDDWDREQTAQPIELTAGQAYDFKVEYFEHFGGSNLHVRWTPPGGAKTAVPQSAFRLPDGFDYDGAIDTTVRADGRTLKLDFAQPLTAPPAGLADHLDAVIGGATWPLGTARLDPADPTSLLVTLKEPVVGNKTGTAPGLADVRYDGEGGLSGRNGNVVNAFWSSGGNRSTYELSTPWADDVSARNAHPEYPRPQLTRDDWQNLNGSWQFAAATAGERPPVGKNLREKILVPYPVESQLSGIERHEDRMWYRRTFTVPADWRIGSAKRLQLNFGAVDWRAEVYVNGTKVTEHQGGYDKFSADVTDALKPGRTQELIVGVYDPTDAADGENPPLGKQRLDPSGIWYTPSSGIWQTVWMEPVAADHVDTLKLTPDAAKGTVTIAPQGVRSGLPVTVTAYDGKRRVAAVTGRSGTPLTLKIPRAHLWSPDDPFLYDLKVSVGKDRVGSYVGLRSIAVEKVNGVPRTVLNGKPVFLMATLDQGFWPDGLHTAPTDEALAYDLKLHKQLGFNSVRKHIKVEPDRWFYWADRLGLLVWQDMPAMTAGVNPSAAARAEYEREMKQVIDEHISSPSVVMWVTFNEGWGQYDMARIADQAKAWDPSRLVNSMSGLNLGADGGTGDIMDEHGYPSPALPPRPDGVRAQVTGEYGGLGLAVPGHAWSVQQSYVDVDPSTYTDDYLEKLDEVHALACQGSNGAVYTQISDVEGELNGLVTYDRKVVKPDVKRVKAAQRALIADASRATPAGCA, encoded by the coding sequence GTGCGCATCAGACCTCTCGGACGACGCCTCGCCCTGCTGCTCGCAGCAGCGCTCGGGGTCGCCGGACTCACCACGGCCCCCAGCGCCGACGCGGCGGACGACCCCGTCGAAGTCCACGGGCTCAAGGGGGAGTACTACACCCAGTCCGCCCCCGGCGCCTTCGATTTCCACCAGCTCAAGGCGACCGGATTCGACCCGAACCTGGACTTCGCCACCCTGGAGCCGCGTCTGGCCTTCGCCACCGGCCAGTCGGACGACGTCAACGTCCGCTGGACCGGCAAGATCGTGCCGGAGAAATCGGGACCGACCACCTTCTCGGTCATCGGCGACAACGGCTTCCGCCTCTGGGTCGGCGACCGGCTCGTCATCGACCACTGGGTCGACGACTGGGACCGCGAACAGACCGCCCAGCCCATCGAGTTGACCGCGGGACAGGCCTACGACTTCAAGGTCGAGTACTTCGAGCACTTCGGGGGCTCCAACCTCCATGTGCGCTGGACCCCGCCGGGCGGCGCCAAGACCGCCGTGCCCCAGTCCGCGTTCCGGCTGCCCGACGGCTTCGACTACGACGGAGCCATCGACACCACCGTCCGCGCCGACGGCCGCACCCTGAAGCTCGACTTCGCTCAGCCCCTCACCGCGCCCCCGGCCGGTCTCGCCGACCACCTCGACGCGGTGATCGGCGGCGCCACCTGGCCGCTGGGCACGGCCCGGCTCGACCCCGCCGACCCCACCTCGCTCCTGGTCACGCTGAAGGAGCCGGTCGTCGGCAACAAGACCGGCACCGCACCCGGCCTCGCCGACGTCCGCTACGACGGCGAAGGCGGCCTGAGCGGCAGGAACGGCAACGTTGTCAACGCCTTCTGGAGCAGCGGCGGCAACCGTTCCACCTACGAGCTGAGCACCCCCTGGGCCGACGACGTCTCCGCCCGCAACGCCCACCCGGAGTACCCGCGGCCCCAGTTGACCCGCGACGACTGGCAGAACCTCAACGGCTCCTGGCAGTTCGCCGCCGCCACCGCGGGTGAGCGGCCGCCGGTCGGCAAGAACCTCCGCGAGAAGATCCTCGTCCCGTACCCGGTCGAGTCCCAGCTGTCGGGCATCGAACGGCACGAGGACCGCATGTGGTACCGGCGCACCTTCACGGTCCCCGCCGACTGGCGGATCGGCTCGGCCAAGCGCCTCCAGCTGAACTTCGGCGCCGTCGACTGGCGGGCCGAGGTCTACGTCAACGGCACGAAGGTGACCGAACACCAGGGCGGCTACGACAAGTTCAGCGCCGACGTCACCGACGCCCTCAAGCCGGGCCGCACCCAGGAGCTGATCGTCGGCGTCTACGACCCGACCGACGCGGCCGACGGCGAGAACCCGCCGCTCGGCAAGCAGCGCCTCGACCCGAGCGGCATCTGGTACACGCCGTCCTCCGGGATCTGGCAGACCGTGTGGATGGAGCCGGTCGCGGCCGATCACGTCGACACGCTGAAGCTCACCCCCGACGCGGCCAAGGGCACCGTCACGATCGCACCGCAGGGCGTCCGCTCCGGCCTCCCGGTCACCGTCACCGCCTACGACGGCAAGCGCCGGGTGGCCGCGGTCACCGGGCGCAGCGGCACCCCGCTGACCCTGAAGATCCCGCGCGCCCACCTGTGGTCGCCCGACGACCCGTTCCTGTACGACCTGAAGGTGAGCGTCGGCAAGGACCGGGTCGGCAGCTACGTCGGGCTGCGCTCCATCGCCGTCGAGAAGGTGAACGGCGTGCCGCGCACGGTCCTCAACGGCAAGCCCGTCTTCCTGATGGCCACCCTCGACCAGGGCTTCTGGCCGGACGGCCTGCACACCGCGCCGACCGACGAGGCGCTCGCCTACGACCTCAAGCTGCACAAGCAGTTGGGCTTCAACTCGGTCCGCAAGCACATCAAGGTGGAGCCCGACCGCTGGTTCTACTGGGCCGACCGGCTCGGCCTGCTGGTCTGGCAGGACATGCCGGCGATGACCGCGGGGGTGAACCCGTCGGCCGCCGCCCGCGCCGAGTACGAGCGCGAGATGAAGCAGGTCATCGACGAGCACATCAGCAGCCCCTCGGTCGTCATGTGGGTCACCTTCAACGAGGGCTGGGGCCAGTACGACATGGCCAGGATCGCCGACCAGGCCAAGGCGTGGGACCCGAGCCGGCTGGTCAACAGCATGTCGGGCCTCAACCTCGGCGCCGACGGCGGCACCGGCGACATCATGGACGAACACGGCTACCCGAGCCCCGCCCTGCCGCCGCGTCCTGACGGCGTACGGGCCCAGGTCACCGGCGAGTACGGCGGCCTGGGACTCGCGGTGCCCGGACACGCCTGGTCGGTGCAGCAGTCGTACGTGGACGTCGACCCGTCGACCTACACGGACGACTACCTCGAGAAGCTCGACGAGGTGCACGCGCTGGCCTGCCAGGGCAGCAACGGCGCCGTCTACACGCAGATCTCGGACGTCGAGGGCGAGTTGAACGGCCTGGTGACGTACGACCGCAAGGTCGTCAAGCCCGACGTCAAGCGCGTGAAGGCGGCCCAGCGGGCGCTGATCGCCGACGCCTCCCGGGCGACACCGGCCGGCTGCGCCTGA